Proteins found in one Rhodospirillales bacterium genomic segment:
- a CDS encoding global cell cycle regulator GcrA-like protein, which produces MSEEWTPLKISALIALWNEGLSTSEIGNRLGVTKNAVVGKVHRLGLPKRNSPIPRKPEPAKVLRFENLAPGQCAWPEGEPGTEEFQLCGEPVVEGRPYCANHCERAYVRVSKERKDTEAA; this is translated from the coding sequence ATGTCGGAAGAATGGACACCGCTCAAAATCAGCGCCCTGATCGCGCTCTGGAACGAAGGGCTCTCCACCAGCGAAATCGGCAACCGGCTCGGCGTCACCAAGAACGCCGTGGTCGGCAAGGTGCACCGCCTCGGCCTGCCCAAGCGCAATTCGCCGATTCCCCGGAAGCCGGAACCGGCCAAGGTTCTGCGCTTCGAAAACCTCGCGCCCGGCCAGTGCGCGTGGCCCGAGGGCGAACCCGGCACCGAGGAATTCCAGCTCTGCGGCGAACCGGTGGTCGAGGGCCGTCCCTACTGCGCCAATCACTGCGAGCGCGCCTACGTGCGCGTCAGCAAGGAGCGCAAGGACACCGAGGCCGCCTGA
- a CDS encoding response regulator transcription factor, with product MSVRPKILCIEDDPATVELLVEVLEDEGFETIVATDGVEGVRKFAERPDIVLCDVDMPRMSGFDVLGELRRSAGQLRNVPFLFITAYGSRESHLQARRLGCDDFLIKPLDFELLVQIVRNRLAQTPKQTPIEVALTDRETEALTWVAKGKSSTDIAVLMNVSERTVNFHINNVIRKLGVATRVQAAIRCALLGLIDT from the coding sequence ATGAGCGTTCGTCCGAAAATCCTCTGCATCGAGGACGATCCCGCGACGGTCGAATTGCTGGTCGAAGTGCTGGAGGACGAGGGATTCGAAACCATCGTGGCGACCGATGGCGTCGAAGGCGTGCGGAAATTCGCCGAACGGCCCGATATCGTCCTCTGCGACGTTGACATGCCGCGCATGAGCGGATTCGATGTCCTCGGCGAGTTGCGCAGGTCGGCGGGGCAGCTGCGCAATGTCCCCTTCCTGTTCATCACCGCCTATGGCAGTCGCGAGAGCCATCTCCAGGCCCGACGGCTGGGATGCGACGATTTTCTCATAAAACCGCTGGATTTCGAATTGCTGGTGCAAATCGTCCGGAACCGTCTCGCGCAGACCCCCAAGCAGACGCCGATCGAGGTTGCGTTGACCGATCGGGAAACCGAGGCGCTCACGTGGGTCGCCAAGGGAAAGTCGTCGACCGACATCGCGGTGCTCATGAACGTGAGCGAGCGGACGGTCAACTTTCACATCAATAACGTGATTCGAAAACTTGGCGTCGCGACAAGAGTGCAAGCGGCGATTCGTTGCGCTCTCCTCGGCTTGATCGACACTTAG
- a CDS encoding HAMP domain-containing histidine kinase encodes MPSNSLIMRSIVRREDSSVSVSSIRLNFSILRRKMSISIVPISCCHGDEHRSRPVSFCRRSPPFRAACRVRATRMGPSQPTGLVIEVTSRQSAWYFHILAPVNFDRCRRTDSMAPMSEMREPKAGTRRAGGLPPWVGAYWAQAVIWILLASIFLFDLLTHPENVSACFAYAIPIFVSLFERRPKPFFYAGTATALSLVGSFIEPSGELPFAAVLGNRLIAVATQWLAAMLVKVHYRRDVDARREAEFQRRFVDILSHEIRNALTVITGHVHRLTKPSEQIALDDLKARAEKIRNAAERIESIVDRVQFASALGDGTIPIRRQVIDINAVIRKLADQLREEQQDRPIELNLCPEPRLVEGDETLLRQAFENVIMNSAKYSLRDRPIALSTEKHRSAVRIVIADRGNGIPADDLSRVREPYFRGASSKGTSGAGLGLYFVERIVEAHKGKLRIESETGKGTKVIIDIPQGTEPVAP; translated from the coding sequence ATGCCCTCGAATTCCTTGATCATGCGCTCGATCGTTCGCCGGGAGGATTCGTCGGTTTCCGTTTCGAGCATTCGCTTAAATTTCTCGATATTGAGACGGAAGATGTCGATCTCCATCGTGCCGATCTCCTGTTGCCATGGGGACGAACATCGTTCCCGTCCCGTATCGTTTTGCCGTCGATCGCCGCCCTTCCGTGCGGCCTGTCGCGTCCGAGCAACCCGCATGGGCCCCAGCCAGCCGACAGGACTCGTCATCGAGGTGACCTCCCGTCAATCTGCATGGTATTTCCATATTCTCGCACCTGTTAACTTTGACAGGTGCCGGAGGACCGATTCGATGGCCCCTATGTCCGAAATGCGGGAACCGAAAGCGGGGACAAGGCGCGCCGGTGGGCTACCGCCGTGGGTCGGCGCTTATTGGGCCCAAGCCGTAATTTGGATCCTGCTGGCGTCGATCTTCCTGTTCGATCTATTGACCCATCCCGAAAACGTTTCAGCCTGCTTTGCCTACGCGATCCCGATCTTCGTGAGCCTCTTCGAACGCAGGCCGAAGCCTTTTTTTTACGCCGGAACGGCGACGGCGCTGTCCCTCGTCGGATCGTTCATCGAGCCGTCGGGCGAACTGCCCTTTGCCGCCGTCCTCGGCAATCGTCTGATCGCGGTGGCCACGCAGTGGCTCGCGGCGATGCTGGTCAAGGTGCATTACCGACGCGATGTCGATGCGCGCCGGGAGGCCGAGTTCCAGCGCCGCTTCGTCGACATTCTCTCGCACGAAATCAGGAACGCTTTGACGGTCATAACCGGCCACGTCCATCGTCTGACCAAGCCATCGGAACAGATCGCATTGGACGACCTGAAGGCGCGCGCGGAGAAAATACGCAACGCGGCGGAGCGGATCGAATCGATCGTCGATCGAGTTCAGTTCGCGTCGGCGCTCGGGGATGGAACCATCCCCATACGGCGCCAGGTGATCGACATCAATGCCGTGATACGGAAGCTGGCGGATCAGTTGAGGGAGGAGCAGCAAGACAGGCCGATCGAATTGAACCTGTGCCCCGAACCGCGGCTCGTGGAAGGGGATGAAACGCTGCTCCGGCAGGCGTTCGAGAATGTCATTATGAACAGCGCGAAGTATTCGTTGCGCGACAGGCCTATCGCGCTGAGCACGGAAAAGCACCGCTCCGCCGTAAGGATCGTAATCGCGGATCGCGGAAACGGAATTCCCGCGGACGATCTATCCCGGGTGCGGGAGCCTTATTTCCGGGGAGCGAGCAGCAAGGGCACGAGCGGGGCGGGCCTCGGACTCTATTTCGTCGAACGCATCGTGGAAGCCCATAAGGGGAAACTTCGCATCGAAAGCGAGACGGGCAAAGGCACGAAGGTCATCATAGATATCCCGCAAGGCACGGAGCCCGTGGCGCCATGA